The Alnus glutinosa chromosome 8, dhAlnGlut1.1, whole genome shotgun sequence DNA segment TGATCAAATGCAGTTGAAATAAGTCATATTTACTAATGTAGGCCCGTAGTTGTCGGAAAACAACAAGGCAAAGCTGGATATTACGGTACTTAAAAGAATTGACAACATCCCAAGATCCTTTTTAGCCTAGCTCGATCTAACCAACACAAGCCTATATTGGCCTCATCCAAAGCTTAGACAAGTAGTCACAAGTGTTTCCCATGGATGTCGTAGTTAGTGGCGCCGGCCGTAACGGAGTCAGGTTTTATAACTTCTTGGGGTGAAACTTTGCTGATGCAGTTGATCGCGTCTCGGCAACCAACCCAGGAAATctgtaaagaaaaatgaaagtatGCACTAAGGACCTTGCCTCACTATGATACTtaagtgtgtgtatatatatatatagagagagagagtgaatgTTTCCCTGCCTATGCACCTTGGGAGTTATGTTGACGAGTATCTCAAATAAATCCCCAATGAGTCCCAAACTCCCATTCTATTATGAACGCTTGCCCTTTGTCCAGAATAACAGGGCAACGAGTAGGGGTGTGTGCAAGCGGTGTGGTTACTAACCGTTAATAACCACATAATCGTTTTAGGTCGATTGTGGTTAGTGATTTTAGAGATAGGCAAAATCGGTTAATAACCATTGACTggtttataaattattattattgttactGTTCTTAATATATACATGAGTATGCATTAACCGTATCTACTTACATTAAAACTGATATCCGGATATGCGGTTAATGTGTTTtgataaccgcatccgcatgcGGTTATGCGAATAGTGGTTAGTTAAGATTAATAACTGTCCGCTTGTACAGGAGCCTAAATTTAGTTATAAGAGACTAAAATGGGTGTCAGCATGTGCAATGCACATGCACCACAGTGGTGCATTGGGTGCATGAGCGGAAGCGGGGAACCGACAAGGGTGGTAAAGAGGCGCGTTGATGGACGAGGTGGTGGGAGTCCGATAAATCTAACATCcaataccaaaacaaaaaagcataaaaactaaagaacaaagaaaaaacaggaACACCGTGAACAAGAAGAACTTATTAGGAAGCGGAGAAGTGGGGGGCAAGGCGGGAGAGAGAGGTGCAATTATAAGTTTTACTATTCCTCTTACAATTAAGTAGTTAATCATTGCCCAAAAGTTATAAGTTTGTAAGTCCAACTTATACTGTACTCTCTCTTCACTCTTGCATATGTGGTTCTCGAGTAATGTTACAACGAGGACTAGAGTTTTTCTCATGTCCCTCCAAAtgtaatgtgatttttaaaatcactattaaatttgagataatcattattaaattttgatataatagtaattttaaaaaccacatgaTATTTCAAATGACACAAAGAATTTTAGTCCTCCTTCTAGAATTACTAAGCGGTTCTCTATTGCTATGAtataatactttttatttttctttttctttttttttttttcctttttttgtgtaATAGCTGCTATGATATAATACTTGCTtaggggcaaaaaaaaaaaaaaaaaaaggattgtaAAATAGATTTTGCACAAAGAAGGTAAGCAAAGAACTTTGAAAGCAATATGAATATTATTAACAACTACTTATCACCCTGCAAAAGAGGAAGAAACGACCCCAAGTCTTTTAAGCATATATTGCCATCCGATTGATTGactatagttaaaaaaaaaaaaaacaaacaaacaaacaaaaaaatagttttaaaagaATCATTTCGTTTagaacaacaaaataaaattgggtTTGAGGAAAACAAAATGTGTAAGCCACACTAAAATTTCGAATCCTACAAAAAGCAATTGATGACAGACTTAAAACTGGATAAAGACTATGGAAGGCAAATGAAGATTAATATCCAGAACAAATTTATTTACTCTAATTGGTCTCCAGAACTAATGGCTCTCAACTTCCACTTACAAGCTGAATGGTAATAGAAAATGCAAAGTGCAATATATCATTTTCTTAACGTTTCTTTCACAATTCATACTACCTCTATGATGTTCGCCTCTTATGCCACATCACAGTTGATACATCCACATTAGATTTTCGAAATCGATGGCAAAGGTGAGGCACTATAATGGATCATcaaaaaacaaagtaataaaaagatTCAACGAAATGGATTGGAAATAATTCGACTCGATGGAGTTGATCATTTTCTTTACCTGGACCAACATAGTTTATATGTGGGTTCAACATTTCTCTAGCTTTATTCCACAAAGATTATCGAGAATATGGTTAGTTCAGAGCGTATATAAAACTATCAAAACTTCAGCAGCACACGAATGAGCAGAACAATCTGAAATAAATCATTATGCTACATGTTTGGTCATCCCTGAAAGTGTAACCAGATTCATTCATCTGATCATCTCCAAGGCAGTAGAAGGAACATAGTTGCAAAATAGGAAAGTCATTGAAGATAGAGATACACTCCATTCCAAAAATAACTACCAATAAAGAACCTACAGCATCTTAGTTCAGTAGAAAATATGAGACCAGTATACAGCCCTACATCCAGCCTCATATTGCCATAAGATCACCATAATTCCGCATCAGGACAATTGATCCTGCAAAGAGCCCAACAGCACGCAGCAATTTctgcaaagaaagaaaaaacagattCCATTTATAAACAATGTATTACCAAATAAATAGATTATGCATTGAACATACCACTTGACAATATACAAAATAATGTATGATCATGAAATGATACTAAActgcaaataaaacaaaaaccatggCAGTTTTTGTTTGCAGGGATATGGGAGTGGGATTCATGCCATCTATTCCCACATTTGGGAAATGACAATGGTGAATTCATTCCCTTTCACTCGGTAAACTGAATCCTTCAAAAAAGGCAAAACCATTCTCGTAAAGGGTTAAGGAAATGCAATTCCTATTCCCactagaaacaaaaaataataatctctcCTGCTCTGAACTTTCTCTATATTTTAATCTCTCTCATACCACCATGACCACCCTCTGTTGGCCTTTAACCCCCTGCCACCATTCCTCCACTACCACCAAAAGCTCCCACTAGCACTAACCTTTGCTTCACCATCTCTCCATCACCACAACCTCTATTCCCTTTGTCTCTCTCATTTCCCTAAATCAATTGCATCGCCCTTCCAGTTCCATCACCAGTGGCCAGTGGGATACCAAATCATCAGATTTCCATTCATAAACCACTCATCCCCCATTCCTTAGAACCACCAATCCAGTCTAGGTCTAACCAAATGGAGGATTGGCAATCAATCTTTTTGAACAAGGATGGCACCTCCTCGTTCCAAATTCTTGTTCCCATCAACCAAACAGAGTAACAGTTAAACTATATTCTAATGGGGTAAACATGTCATCTAAAGCATTATTACGCAATAGGCACTATGGACCAAGTTTTCGGTTTCAACTGGTTCTCTGAAAACCAATGGCTGAAGAATGAGAATTATAGAAGTATTAGCGTCTGTGAAATTTCTATTACACTATACCAACATAGAAGCAAATTACTAACTCCATTCTCACTGCCATTTATCAATCATCCCTGCCTCTCAGGCGTCTTCTCAATTTTAACAAGCAAGGATATTACTTATCAGTTGCATTACTTATGATCCCTACTACTATAAAAAGCCATGATGAAACCAAACCCTTTATGCTTCATTTCCAACACCTGAAATAACGCACAGATTCTTAAGTAGGGAAAAAGCAAATACGACCAGGTTGGCGACAAGGCACCAGTAAACCAAACAAAGTTCTCGACACTTCACAGAATAATGTCCAGGAACCAGCTGAACAAGTGAACtagtttaaaatatataatgaaaagGATCCAAGGTTTTGCTGCAAGATTCTGTTCTCTTTAAAAATGCACTAAAGAAACAATGATGCCTTTATCTTAgaaaacaatcatttctcaGATCAATAAAGGAGAAGCTTCCCACCAACTACACCATACACCATGCAACTACTCTTTGATGGTTGCAATCCCTTAACTGTCATTATCCCAACACACCATGGAGACTTGTCCTGAACATGAACTCAGTGACTAGTGGACAAGTCATAAATTTCTATCTCTTCTTACTTCTTTACTTTTTGACTCTCTGAATATATACCATTGTAACAAAGGATGAAAAACACAGGTGAAAGAATTAGGTCTAAAGAGAAGTAAACAACAGCATCAACCAGAAGTTCATAGTCAGATTGCTCTTGCAAGACAAAACTTCATCGCTGCTTTATATAGCTCTGACACAGAAATGCTATATGAACGTGACCAACCATTCTGTAGACTCCGTTTTGACAGGGAAAAGTTCCAGAACATGTTTCCTAGTTTTCCTACAAAGTTTCTTTGGTCCTGAATAAAAACCAGCTTCATAgaagttaatttttatattcaataagCTCCctgacaaaaataattttttcaagtcTTAATAGAAATTTATCCAAGAAAACTTTTCCTTCAAAACTAATGGAACCTTAGatcctaaagaaaaactatagAATGCATGAAAAAATCGAAATAAATCAATTGCTTTGAATTTCTTGAAGCTGGCGCAGTATAACAACTCTTTGCCAACAAATTCTTAGTTAAAAAACCAACGTTACGCTATCAAAGCATAACATTACCTACTTTGATCTAACAAAGTGAGACACtcttatttttgtataaaaaaaaaaaaaaaaaaatctgtcttTCACAGCAACCAATCAAAGAATAAATCCCTCGtctcaaaaaaataaacgaaaataCAAGACCATCAATAAACATGAAGAGAGAAGATCCAAAAAACACTTCGATCATCAGCAACAGAACACAGAATCTTATCACATactaagtaaataattaatcaaaagaattccaaattcaaaattaaattagagAGAAGGGGATACCATGTTGAGGGCCCACTTCTCCTCGTCATAATACTGAGATTGCGCGAAAGCTTTCAGCTTCTCAACCGAAACCACAGAGTCAGCCATTGatttagggctagggtttttgggttttgcgtCAGAGACGAGAGAAAGGGTTTTgacgcgagagagagagaagtgagTGGAATTTGTTTGAAGAGTGCTTGTAGAGAGAAATTACCGATGGTAACCTTTCTTTGACATTTATTATCCAAGTTTGGTCGAGGGTTATTATGTCAATCCGATATAACAAAATAGTACCGTACAAAATtcccccttttttatttatttatttttttatatattctcaGGAGGGATCCTCTCATGGTTGCAACAAAGAATAATTGGGAGTTCCAAAAATCCTACCAAAAAGAAGCTGGAATGGTAAATTTATAGATGGAGAGGAGGAAGCTTCACTAGGTACACTCAATTTTCCTCTTACCTACACTATGTCGTTTTacctttccttctttcttcacttcctgacttaagcatcagaggcAGTTCTACCTGTACCTCTGATGAATCTCTCTGACCCCTTTGTCTTTCTCGCAGGCTAGCTTCTTCCTCCAAGTGCTTGGTGTGCAGTCATTGTAACAATAGGTAAAAATGTATAAATACATCCTCAAGGGCTCCATCATACAAACACGAAAGGCGTagtttcaaaattcaaattgaacTACCAATGGTACACGGACAAAATTTAAAGCGACACCCAGGGCCAGTTCGATTCCCAAAGGGTGAATCACCTTCTACTCTGTCTGAACGACCAGCCTATAAGACGTTttgtttacaaaataataaataccgAGACATGAAATACAGATCTTTAATTTCCTTGCTCGATAGTTAGAATTCTCATAGACCGACTTGTATACCAACCTGCTCATGGAAATTGGGGGTTTGCTAGTGTACCCAGTTATCGAGGGCCCATAAGGCTCCTCCACCGAAGGTTCATCAGGCCCAACAACTGCGCGGCCAACAACAACCAAGCCAAGGTTACCAAGGAGCCCAAGCTCCTTGGATATTCAATGATAAGATCATGGCACAAAAATACTTGAAGGATTGGGATTACCATGCTGGGTGGCAAACACTTCAATGAAATTCTTTGGAGTCTTTCCTGATCTAAGAGAATAAAATAGCACCATTTCTTGCCCTCAGTTTGCGTGTCAAGAGCCTCCATCTCATAAGTCGACACCCTCCTGGCTATTTAACCAGCAACCTTCGCTATGTTGCCTGAAAAAAGCCTTGTCTGCCAAGTAGTCTCCTACAACTCAAGCTGGCCTAGCCATGACAGGCTAGCGAAGGGCCCATCTCCCTAGCTCAAAACATATCCTGCCTTAGGTATGGGGAACATTTGGACCATGGTAAGATATGTTATACCCAATCAACCTCTCTCACCATGTCAAGTAATTGCTGGCGAATTTCTCTAACCCTTTTGTGTTTCAGCTTGGCGTGCAATCATTGTATCAACAATTAGTAAGAAACAGAGAAAGCTAAGGAGTAAGGTTCTTTATATTGTCAAGTCAAACAAATAGTCAGATAGAAAATATGGGAATGCTTTTTCCAATGATTGAAAGGTGGCCTATTTTGGCACATTGCGAGCGTAGAAGATAACACTTTTGTGAACTTTTCTTGCCTTCTAGGTTGAAGAGACATAAATGAAACTCCCTTTAAGCAATGAGCAAAATTAACTATATATTACAAACTCCatttatgaaaaattgaaatcctAAGAAGCCCTAAATACTATTTTAAGGAAGAAGGgattaacaaaaaaatgaacgaaaaaaaaatgaacacaaaGATAGGTTATGATCACTAATCACTTGTGTGCTTGGTTTTAGTGTACTTTCAATTAAGACTTAGAGGTGTTCagatgttagtttatgattggctgcattctgttggacaaaatcacttatatgtaatgttgctttttaatcaGAGATGTTGTTTATATTCAAAATCTACATGTTGGTTATgtccttcaagaagattctgtgcggatttcaagacagtgaagtcagatcccttgcattcgtccggacgtccctGTTAACAGTCTAAActctcatcagtcaagcaacatacatctggacgacgtggttttTCGTCCgaactcccatcagtgtccaaaagcttcgaattgttcaaggttgcataCGTTCGGACGTCCCAAcaacacgtctggacgtcattcaatgttcgacaagtaaaaggatttccttcacagacacagatatgggaagacaactacaatcgtccgaacgctatccttaataaggcaagacgtggagcaGATTTGCAACCATCCGAGCGTCAGGTTTACACCGTCTGGaagccagtccttattatggaaattgcgtacagcaaaagtgcaactgtccggaagttagggcaacaccattcGAACGCgaccctattcaggaaagaatatcaaagttttggaaagccggttgcacagttggccGTCTGAACACTCTCAGCTACCAtccagacgccgcctagagaaaatcgattcaAACTCaattaggtcttctgtagcctataaatataggcctttaggcatgtaatttgtaagaattcggtattgaattccttagagcttagagaatataATTTAGGAGTTACTGTGCTGGCcagtttgctctcaagccgttgccgaagTGCTGTTACTATGCCCATGTTGAATTCTATCTTAGGGAAGAGCCATAAGGTAAATAATTCCATTGAAGAAtcattcaagtaggtgactcttgctttgtcttctgaatagtggatatcctgggtttggctgtcctggagtagtttttcttttaattgagttttcactttgttaacaaaatatttgtgtcatttaaattccacatttacaatattttgttacacgttgcacacgcacacggttaaattagaagtcactttatttttcatgtataataaaaaattttgataattaattgcTTACATTTGTTTTGAATTGATGAAAGTTGCAATTgctataaaaatagaatatagtagataaatatttcattattcaaaaaagaaagaaaaggggttCATATATCCACAACATATGTTGTTAAGCtgaaatttgattaatttattatttattgagtGACTTGTACACAATTTTGATTGCTAGCATCCAActggttgacaaaaaaaaaaaaaaatttaaggcaAACTTAACTAtaatggtaaaaataaaataaaataaaataaaatcactttTCAAAGGTAATACATACATTAccaattttccttcttttttctctttataggaaactatatatatatatatatatatatatatagtgttagaACAGATTCCGGTTTGGTGACATGTCAAGTTGTAATCTGCCTCGGCCTTCACaaatctgcaaaaaaaaaactgcGTTCAGGGGAGCCTGACAACCCtactccgatgcttaaatcaGAAAATCGCTTGATAGTGAGAGCAATTAGCAATTAGGTCATACCTGTGCATTAATGGGGAATTTATAGGCAAAGTGGTGAGGGTAGTGCCTCTTTTCATTGGGCCACTTGTAGTTGAATTCAAATACCTCGCATGTGGTAGAGTTCGACTCGGACTTGAAGTCTTGCTCAGGGAGTTTTCTTCCCATATACTTC contains these protein-coding regions:
- the LOC133875545 gene encoding mitochondrial import receptor subunit TOM5 homolog encodes the protein MADSVVSVEKLKAFAQSQYYDEEKWALNMKLLRAVGLFAGSIVLMRNYGDLMAI